A part of Marinomonas rhizomae genomic DNA contains:
- the hutU gene encoding urocanate hydratase yields MTKQTLAQKRYRAGVVKAATGTTLTAKSWFTEAPMRMLMNNLDPDVAENPEELVVYGGIGRAARDWECYDKIVESLKELEEDETLLVQSGKPVGVFKTHSNAPRVLIANSNLVPHWANWEHFNELDAKGLAMYGQMTAGSWIYIGSQGIVQGTYETFVEAGRQHYDGKLAGRWVLTAGLGGMGGAQPLAATLAGACSLNIECQQSRIDFRLRTRYVDEQATDLDDAMARIKKYTAEGKAVSIALCGNAAEILPEMVKRGIRPDMVTDQTSAHDPLNGYLPLGMSWEEYREKAQTQSKKIVTAAKKSMAKHVQAMLDFQKMGVPTFDYGNNIRQMAMEEGVENAFDFPGFVPAYIRPLFCRGIGPFRWAALSGDPEDIYKTDAKVKELIPDDEHLHRWLDMARERIQFQGLPARICWVGLGQRAKLGLAFNEMVRSGELSAPIVIGRDHLDSGSVSSPNRETEGMKDGSDAVSDWPLLNALLNTASGATWVSLHHGGGVGMGFSQHSGMVIVCDGSDDAAARIARVLHNDPATGVMRHADAGYDIAIDCAKEQGLNLPMITGK; encoded by the coding sequence ATGACTAAGCAAACACTCGCTCAAAAACGTTACCGCGCAGGTGTCGTAAAAGCAGCAACTGGAACAACATTGACAGCTAAATCTTGGTTCACTGAAGCGCCAATGCGTATGTTGATGAACAACCTGGATCCTGATGTAGCGGAAAACCCAGAAGAATTGGTGGTTTACGGTGGTATTGGTCGTGCGGCGCGTGATTGGGAATGTTATGACAAGATTGTTGAATCCCTAAAAGAGCTAGAAGAAGACGAAACCTTGTTGGTGCAATCAGGTAAGCCAGTGGGGGTATTCAAAACCCATAGCAACGCACCTCGTGTATTAATCGCTAACTCAAACCTAGTGCCACATTGGGCCAACTGGGAACATTTTAACGAGCTAGACGCGAAAGGCTTGGCGATGTACGGCCAAATGACAGCGGGCTCTTGGATTTACATCGGTAGCCAAGGCATTGTGCAAGGTACTTACGAAACCTTTGTTGAAGCAGGTCGTCAGCATTACGATGGTAAATTGGCTGGTCGCTGGGTATTAACGGCGGGTCTTGGTGGCATGGGTGGTGCTCAGCCACTAGCAGCAACCTTGGCTGGCGCGTGTTCATTGAATATTGAATGTCAGCAAAGCCGTATAGATTTCCGCCTACGTACTCGCTATGTGGATGAGCAAGCGACTGATCTAGACGATGCAATGGCTCGCATCAAAAAATACACAGCGGAAGGCAAGGCAGTGTCTATCGCGCTTTGCGGTAACGCTGCAGAAATTCTACCTGAAATGGTAAAACGTGGTATTCGCCCAGATATGGTGACAGACCAAACATCGGCTCATGATCCATTAAACGGCTACTTGCCACTAGGCATGAGCTGGGAAGAGTACCGCGAGAAAGCACAAACTCAGTCAAAAAAAATCGTAACTGCTGCGAAAAAATCCATGGCGAAACATGTACAAGCCATGTTGGATTTCCAAAAAATGGGTGTGCCAACGTTTGATTATGGTAACAACATTCGTCAAATGGCGATGGAAGAAGGTGTCGAAAATGCCTTTGATTTCCCAGGTTTCGTACCTGCTTACATTCGTCCGTTGTTCTGCCGTGGTATCGGTCCTTTCCGTTGGGCAGCTTTGTCTGGTGATCCAGAAGATATTTATAAAACCGATGCCAAAGTAAAAGAGTTGATTCCTGATGATGAGCATTTACACCGTTGGTTAGACATGGCTCGTGAGCGTATTCAATTCCAAGGTTTGCCAGCGCGTATTTGTTGGGTTGGTCTTGGTCAACGTGCCAAACTTGGCTTAGCTTTTAATGAAATGGTGCGTAGCGGTGAATTGTCTGCGCCAATCGTTATCGGTCGTGACCATCTTGACTCTGGTTCTGTATCTAGCCCGAACCGCGAAACGGAAGGCATGAAAGATGGCTCAGATGCCGTATCAGATTGGCCTCTATTGAATGCCTTGCTGAACACAGCATCTGGTGCGACTTGGGTATCTTTACACCACGGCGGTGGCGTAGGTATGGGCTTCTCTCAGCATTCCGGCATGGTAATTGTGTGTGACGGTAGTGACGATGCGGCAGCGCGTATTGCTCGTGTTCTTCATAACGATCCAGCGACTGGTGTGATGCGTCATGCGGATGCGGGTTATGATATTGCTATCGATTGCGCGAAAGAGCAGGGGTTAAATTTACCTATGATCACTGGTAAGTAA
- a CDS encoding formimidoylglutamate deiminase, protein MTSHNPTHCDSTQYYFAQRALLSSGWAKDVLFSVKNGQFHSFAADSVPTADCHVLSGPVLPTLANVHSHAFQRVMAGAAEVSLNPNDSFWSWRDLMYKIVQKLTPDDAHIIAKQLYIDMLKAGYTQVGEFHYLHHDVGGKHYGQLGEMSNQIIAAADESGLGLTLLPVLYSHSGFGGQAPNAGQARFINSTDSYLALHQACDKALANHPRHKLGICFHSLRAVTKPQIETVLSALKQDVPIHIHIAEQQKEVQDSLAFSGQRPVEWLHNEVGLNGRWCLVHATHLTDTERQAIASNQAVAGLCPTTEANLGDGIFPGVAFEQDGGRWGIGSDSHVSLSIVEELRTYEYGQRLRDQQRNRLYRADQTSIGDNLYQQALLGGNQACDVSLGLSQGNRADFIVLDESHPFIAASEAKDLLNRWLFATNENLVKDVFVAGKHTIKDFHHQHEDSSRLAFTQVIKKAMYHA, encoded by the coding sequence GTGACTAGCCATAACCCCACTCATTGCGATAGCACTCAATACTATTTTGCGCAACGCGCTTTGCTCTCTTCTGGCTGGGCGAAAGATGTGCTTTTTTCTGTTAAAAATGGTCAATTTCACTCTTTTGCAGCAGACAGCGTGCCAACAGCAGACTGCCATGTTTTATCTGGCCCCGTCTTACCAACACTTGCCAACGTGCATTCTCATGCCTTTCAGCGAGTAATGGCGGGAGCCGCAGAAGTCAGCTTAAATCCGAATGATAGTTTTTGGAGTTGGCGCGATTTGATGTACAAGATCGTGCAAAAGCTTACGCCAGATGATGCTCATATCATTGCCAAACAGCTTTATATCGACATGCTAAAAGCCGGTTATACACAAGTCGGGGAATTCCACTATCTACACCACGATGTTGGCGGAAAGCATTATGGCCAGCTCGGAGAAATGTCGAATCAGATCATCGCTGCAGCTGACGAGTCTGGGCTAGGCTTAACGTTGCTACCTGTGCTGTATTCGCACTCTGGTTTTGGAGGACAAGCACCGAACGCCGGACAAGCGCGCTTCATCAACAGCACAGATTCTTATTTGGCGTTACATCAAGCCTGCGATAAAGCATTAGCAAATCATCCTCGCCATAAATTGGGGATCTGTTTTCACTCGCTGCGCGCTGTGACCAAACCACAAATTGAGACTGTACTTTCTGCGTTAAAACAAGACGTTCCGATACACATTCATATCGCCGAGCAACAAAAAGAAGTGCAAGACAGCTTAGCTTTCAGCGGGCAACGTCCAGTGGAATGGCTACATAATGAAGTCGGCCTAAATGGTCGCTGGTGCTTGGTTCACGCCACTCATCTAACCGATACAGAACGCCAAGCCATCGCCAGCAACCAAGCGGTAGCAGGGCTTTGCCCGACGACAGAAGCAAATTTAGGCGATGGCATTTTCCCAGGCGTAGCGTTCGAACAAGACGGAGGCCGTTGGGGTATTGGCTCAGACAGCCATGTGAGCTTGTCGATTGTCGAAGAATTACGAACTTACGAATACGGGCAGCGCCTACGCGACCAACAACGCAATCGTTTATATCGTGCCGACCAAACCAGTATTGGTGACAACCTTTATCAGCAAGCTTTGTTGGGTGGCAATCAAGCCTGCGATGTGTCATTAGGGTTAAGCCAAGGTAACCGAGCAGACTTTATAGTACTCGACGAATCTCATCCTTTTATCGCCGCAAGTGAAGCAAAAGACCTACTCAATCGCTGGCTATTCGCCACTAATGAAAACCTTGTGAAAGACGTTTTTGTCGCTGGCAAACACACCATAAAAGACTTCCACCACCAGCATGAAGACAGCAGCCGTCTGGCCTTTACTCAAGTCATTAAAAAGGCCATGTACCATGCCTAA
- a CDS encoding HutD/Ves family protein: protein MPNFIIIEQSQFLRMPWKNGLGETLEIQRHEDKIGLRFRISQASVVENGMFSDFSGLHRTLVLLSGEGMTLEHTDSSSKSSHILNKLLDIARFSGGDETYATLKSGKIEDLNIMVRDTDTQAKVEAYSAPCSVLLSNNDTSISTSDTLFSGFYAAEDTVMDIESATPLLIKAHSMVIFSEEINATLAQGNGILIKVTAI from the coding sequence ATGCCTAATTTCATTATTATCGAGCAATCACAATTCTTGCGAATGCCATGGAAAAACGGCCTTGGCGAAACCCTAGAGATTCAACGTCATGAAGATAAAATAGGCCTACGTTTTCGTATCAGCCAGGCTTCGGTTGTGGAAAACGGCATGTTTTCCGATTTCAGCGGATTGCATCGCACCTTGGTGTTGTTATCTGGTGAAGGCATGACACTCGAACACACAGATAGCAGCAGCAAAAGCAGTCATATTTTAAACAAGCTACTAGACATAGCGCGCTTCTCAGGTGGTGATGAAACTTATGCCACACTGAAAAGTGGCAAAATTGAAGACCTGAATATCATGGTGCGAGACACCGACACTCAAGCAAAAGTAGAAGCATACTCAGCACCTTGCTCGGTATTACTTTCAAATAACGATACCTCGATCTCAACTAGCGACACCTTGTTCAGTGGTTTTTATGCTGCTGAAGACACTGTGATGGATATAGAGAGCGCAACTCCTTTGCTAATCAAAGCACACAGCATGGTAATTTTTTCAGAAGAAATCAATGCGACATTGGCTCAAGGAAACGGCATATTGATAAAAGTGACCGCGATTTAA
- a CDS encoding HAL/PAL/TAL family ammonia-lyase: MSNSAKVIIGEQAIRWQDVVQVARYGALLELSDSIWEKIDNAQLIVQCIVKSGKNAYGINTGLGSLCSVSLTAEQLSKLSRNTLLSHACGVGPILPDEQCRAIMCAAVVNYSKGKSGIHRNLVQGLLDFLNRGITPQVPSQGSVGYLTHMAHIGVCLLGIGTVSYQGKVVPTTDAFLAEGLEPIRLGAKDGLSLVNGTPCMTGLSCLAIDDAWRLTKWADVISALSFEALEGQQDALDPEVLSLKPYEGVQTVGRNLRGLLKGSENLTSHHGIRTQDALSVRSIPQVHGAVRDQLKHVAMQVNTELSSATDNPLVLGTPENYRVVSQANPHGESVAIAADLMAISIAELGGISERRLDRLVNPLVSGLPAYLVSEPGVNSGMMIVQYVAASLCAENKRFAVPAVTDNYVTSALQEDHLSMGTMAALKLLTVLENTNKILAIEYLCAAQACEFIEPGSMGEGTFKAWELIRESIPSYDEDRWLAPEIEKSSLLVRSNALLATHFADVQ, translated from the coding sequence ATGAGTAATAGTGCAAAAGTAATAATTGGCGAACAAGCGATTCGTTGGCAAGACGTTGTGCAAGTAGCGCGTTATGGCGCCTTGCTAGAGTTATCGGACTCCATCTGGGAGAAAATTGATAACGCCCAGCTTATTGTTCAATGCATTGTTAAAAGTGGCAAAAATGCTTATGGCATTAACACAGGTTTAGGGTCGCTTTGTAGTGTGAGTTTGACGGCAGAGCAACTGAGTAAGTTGTCTCGTAACACCTTGCTCAGCCATGCTTGTGGCGTTGGGCCAATCTTACCCGATGAGCAGTGCCGCGCCATTATGTGCGCGGCGGTGGTGAATTACAGTAAGGGAAAATCTGGTATTCACCGCAATCTGGTTCAAGGCTTATTGGATTTCTTGAATCGTGGAATAACACCTCAGGTGCCTAGCCAGGGATCAGTCGGTTATTTAACGCATATGGCGCATATTGGTGTTTGCTTATTAGGTATCGGAACCGTTTCTTATCAAGGCAAGGTAGTACCAACCACCGATGCTTTTTTGGCGGAAGGGTTGGAGCCAATTAGATTGGGTGCAAAAGACGGTTTAAGTCTAGTGAACGGCACGCCATGTATGACAGGGTTATCTTGTCTTGCGATAGATGACGCATGGCGCTTAACCAAATGGGCAGATGTTATTAGTGCGTTAAGTTTTGAGGCATTAGAAGGCCAGCAAGATGCACTCGACCCAGAAGTCTTATCGTTAAAGCCTTATGAAGGTGTACAAACGGTTGGACGTAATTTACGAGGTCTGCTCAAAGGCAGTGAAAATCTAACGAGTCATCACGGCATTCGCACTCAGGATGCCTTAAGTGTTCGCTCTATTCCTCAAGTGCATGGCGCGGTAAGAGATCAACTTAAGCATGTTGCTATGCAAGTAAATACGGAGCTTAGTTCGGCTACTGACAATCCGTTGGTGCTTGGCACGCCGGAAAATTATCGTGTAGTCTCGCAAGCCAATCCTCACGGTGAGAGTGTGGCCATTGCGGCGGATTTGATGGCCATCAGCATTGCTGAGTTAGGAGGCATTTCTGAACGCCGCTTGGATCGACTGGTGAATCCATTGGTCAGCGGTTTACCTGCCTACTTGGTGTCTGAACCAGGTGTGAACTCTGGCATGATGATTGTTCAATATGTGGCTGCTTCTTTGTGTGCCGAGAACAAACGCTTTGCGGTACCTGCAGTGACAGATAATTATGTGACTTCTGCCTTGCAGGAAGATCATTTGAGTATGGGCACCATGGCTGCGCTTAAGTTATTAACCGTACTGGAAAACACTAACAAAATCTTAGCGATCGAGTACCTTTGTGCCGCCCAAGCCTGTGAGTTTATTGAACCTGGCAGCATGGGAGAGGGAACTTTTAAAGCGTGGGAGCTGATTCGTGAAAGTATTCCTTCTTATGATGAAGATCGCTGGTTAGCACCAGAAATCGAAAAAAGTAGTCTGTTGGTTCGCAGTAACGCGTTGCTAGCAACGCATTTTGCGGATGTTCAGTAA
- a CDS encoding quaternary amine ABC transporter ATP-binding protein, whose translation MTSSKQKIIIENVFKVFGDNVPAAIKLIESAESKSDILAKTGCVVGVNDISMSIDSGEIFVIMGLSGSGKSTLVRHFNRLIDPTSGHIYVDGEDILQYNSNQLRQFRRNKISMVFQSFGLLPHKTVLDNVGYGLKVRGETKAYQEEKANYWIDTVGLKGYESRYPAQLSGGMRQRVGLARALAADTDIILMDEAFSALDPLIRTEMQDQLLTLQSTLHKTIVFITHDLDEALRIGNRIAIMKDGQLIQVGTPHDILNNPADEYVDRFVQRRAATV comes from the coding sequence ATGACCTCTTCAAAGCAAAAAATAATAATCGAAAACGTATTTAAGGTATTTGGCGACAATGTTCCCGCTGCAATAAAACTGATCGAAAGCGCTGAATCAAAAAGTGATATTTTGGCCAAAACCGGTTGTGTGGTTGGCGTAAATGACATTTCAATGAGCATCGACTCTGGCGAGATTTTTGTCATCATGGGTTTGTCTGGTTCAGGAAAATCTACCTTAGTGCGCCACTTTAATCGTCTGATTGACCCGACAAGTGGTCATATTTACGTAGACGGTGAAGACATCCTGCAATACAACTCAAATCAACTACGTCAGTTCCGCCGTAATAAAATCAGTATGGTGTTTCAAAGCTTTGGTTTATTGCCTCACAAAACCGTATTGGACAATGTTGGTTACGGCTTAAAAGTACGCGGTGAAACCAAAGCGTACCAAGAAGAAAAAGCCAATTATTGGATAGACACGGTTGGCCTGAAAGGTTATGAATCTCGTTATCCTGCACAATTATCTGGCGGGATGCGTCAGCGTGTAGGCTTGGCGCGTGCGTTAGCTGCGGATACCGATATTATTTTGATGGATGAGGCGTTTAGTGCCTTAGATCCGCTTATTCGTACAGAAATGCAGGACCAGCTTTTAACATTGCAAAGCACACTTCACAAAACCATCGTGTTTATCACTCATGACTTGGACGAAGCGCTGCGTATTGGTAATCGTATTGCGATCATGAAAGACGGGCAATTGATTCAGGTCGGCACGCCTCATGATATTTTGAATAATCCTGCGGACGAATACGTTGACCGCTTTGTTCAGCGTCGCGCCGCAACTGTGTGA
- a CDS encoding ABC transporter permease has protein sequence MFPQQFTFTTANWINAWVDDLVTNYGDVFRHISDVLLISIVNLEKFLRFVPWWMMLIFVAVIAFHATRKILPTVILTGLLFFVGAVGLWDKLMQTLALMLISTFISVLIGIPMGILSARSDRLRKVLMPMLDIMQTMPSFVYLIPVLMLFGLGKVPAIFATVIYAVPPLIRLTDLGIRQVDKEVIEAVHSFGVTRSQLLFGVQLPLSLPSIMAGINQTTMMALSMVVIASMIGARGLGEDVLIGIQTLNVGRGLEAGLAIVILAVVFDRITQAYGKPKYGA, from the coding sequence ATGTTTCCACAGCAGTTTACTTTTACAACCGCTAATTGGATCAACGCTTGGGTTGATGATCTTGTAACCAATTACGGTGATGTCTTTCGACATATTTCTGATGTCCTTTTAATTTCCATCGTGAATCTTGAAAAGTTTCTCCGCTTTGTACCCTGGTGGATGATGCTTATATTTGTGGCGGTCATTGCTTTTCATGCGACTAGAAAAATTTTGCCAACGGTGATTCTTACAGGCTTGCTCTTTTTTGTCGGAGCAGTTGGCTTGTGGGATAAGCTCATGCAAACCTTGGCGCTGATGCTGATTTCCACCTTTATTTCGGTATTGATTGGTATACCGATGGGGATACTTTCTGCGCGCAGTGATAGGTTGCGAAAAGTACTTATGCCGATGCTGGATATCATGCAAACCATGCCAAGTTTTGTTTACTTGATTCCAGTGCTTATGTTGTTTGGCTTAGGGAAAGTGCCCGCTATTTTTGCGACAGTTATTTATGCTGTGCCACCTCTTATACGGTTAACAGATCTGGGTATTCGCCAAGTGGATAAAGAAGTTATTGAAGCTGTGCATTCTTTTGGTGTGACTCGTTCTCAGCTGCTCTTTGGTGTGCAGTTGCCTTTGTCCTTGCCTAGCATTATGGCGGGTATTAACCAAACTACCATGATGGCTCTTTCTATGGTTGTGATTGCTTCTATGATTGGCGCTCGAGGATTGGGCGAAGATGTTCTTATTGGCATTCAGACACTAAATGTGGGGCGTGGGCTCGAAGCTGGATTGGCCATTGTTATTTTAGCTGTGGTGTTTGACCGAATCACACAAGCCTATGGCAAGCCAAAATACGGAGCATAA
- a CDS encoding glycine betaine ABC transporter substrate-binding protein, translating to MKVMSKVKCVAVGLALTAGANASFASDWCDSGKAVKFAGLNWESGMLLTEIMQTLLKEGYGCKVDSLPGNSISMENALSTNDIQVFAEEWVGRSEVWNKAAEAGKVVGVGAPVVGAVEGWYVPRFVVEGDASRGIKASAPNLKNIADLAQYSAIFRDQEEPSKGRFYNCPAGWTCETENTEMLKDYGLENSYTNFRSGTGPALDAAVLSSYKRKEPILFYYWSPTALLGRVDVIKLEEKPGVDKSVTIQVGLSKTFHDEAPELVNVLSKVNIPIDLLNTYLARMSVEHIDAPELAKTFLKEKPEIWTTWVSANAAKNIQSGL from the coding sequence ATGAAAGTAATGAGCAAAGTAAAATGTGTTGCTGTGGGCCTTGCTTTAACTGCTGGCGCAAATGCCAGTTTTGCCAGTGATTGGTGCGATTCAGGTAAAGCGGTGAAATTTGCAGGACTGAATTGGGAAAGTGGCATGCTGCTAACTGAGATCATGCAAACACTTTTAAAAGAAGGTTATGGCTGTAAAGTAGATAGCTTACCTGGTAACTCTATCTCAATGGAAAATGCTCTTAGCACCAATGATATTCAAGTGTTTGCGGAAGAGTGGGTAGGCCGAAGTGAAGTGTGGAATAAAGCGGCTGAAGCGGGCAAAGTTGTAGGTGTTGGAGCGCCAGTAGTCGGCGCGGTAGAAGGTTGGTACGTACCACGTTTTGTGGTTGAAGGGGATGCTTCCCGTGGTATTAAAGCCAGCGCTCCTAATTTAAAAAATATTGCCGATCTCGCTCAGTACTCTGCTATTTTTCGAGATCAAGAAGAGCCCTCTAAAGGTCGCTTCTATAACTGTCCTGCTGGCTGGACATGTGAAACAGAAAACACAGAAATGCTAAAAGATTATGGTTTAGAAAACAGCTATACGAATTTCCGATCCGGCACGGGCCCTGCCTTAGATGCAGCAGTACTGTCTAGCTATAAACGTAAAGAACCTATTTTATTCTATTACTGGTCACCAACCGCGCTTTTAGGTCGTGTTGATGTAATCAAATTAGAGGAAAAACCGGGCGTAGACAAAAGCGTTACTATTCAAGTTGGACTATCTAAAACCTTTCACGATGAAGCGCCTGAGCTTGTGAATGTGCTTTCGAAAGTAAATATCCCTATTGATCTGTTAAATACCTATTTAGCGCGTATGAGCGTAGAGCATATTGATGCGCCTGAACTGGCCAAAACTTTCTTAAAAGAAAAGCCTGAGATTTGGACGACGTGGGTGAGTGCTAACGCGGCGAAAAACATTCAAAGCGGTCTTTAA
- the hutC gene encoding histidine utilization repressor: protein MSDVTAPNLANLFDDLPDAPQPIYAKLKQAISLKISSGEWQTNQRIPSEAEVVKALGVSRMTVNRALRELTAEGYLVRHQGLGTFVAEKKAHSALFEVHNIAEEVAARGHKHRSELLVLESAKASMEEAMTLGVRTNHGIFRSVVLHFENDLPIQIEERIVNATLAPDYDKQDFARHTPYEYLMSVAPMTEGEHLVEAVLPNAVECERLQIQASEPCLQIKRRTWAGDDIVTAARLLHPGSRFQLFGHFGR from the coding sequence GTGTCTGACGTAACCGCTCCCAATTTAGCTAACTTGTTCGATGATTTACCAGATGCACCACAGCCTATTTATGCCAAACTAAAACAGGCTATCTCGTTAAAAATTTCATCGGGTGAGTGGCAAACGAATCAACGTATACCTTCGGAGGCGGAAGTCGTTAAGGCATTGGGTGTGAGTCGTATGACGGTGAATCGTGCATTACGTGAATTAACGGCAGAAGGCTACCTTGTTCGTCACCAAGGCTTAGGTACGTTTGTTGCGGAGAAAAAAGCTCATTCAGCGTTATTTGAAGTTCATAACATAGCGGAAGAGGTTGCTGCTCGTGGCCATAAACATCGTTCTGAATTATTAGTACTGGAATCTGCCAAAGCCTCCATGGAAGAGGCAATGACGCTCGGCGTTCGTACAAATCATGGCATTTTTCGCTCTGTGGTTTTGCACTTCGAAAACGATTTACCTATTCAAATAGAAGAACGAATTGTTAATGCAACGTTAGCACCAGATTACGATAAACAAGATTTTGCCAGACACACGCCTTATGAATACCTGATGAGCGTAGCACCGATGACGGAAGGCGAGCATTTAGTGGAAGCTGTCTTGCCTAATGCTGTCGAATGCGAACGCCTACAAATTCAAGCATCAGAACCTTGTTTACAAATCAAACGTCGTACTTGGGCGGGCGATGATATCGTAACGGCTGCTCGCCTATTACACCCTGGTTCGCGTTTTCAACTATTCGGACATTTTGGTCGTTAG
- a CDS encoding cytochrome b/b6 domain-containing protein: protein MKSTLVWDWPVRISHWLIVLLFTGLIVTGKSESDYVQYHFYMGYGLSAVIIARVLYGFYGSYYARFSHFVKGPKVAFRFAMSLLSGRPKKYLGHNPVGALMVVVLLLALSVQWGTGLFTSDEVFWFGPFYSLISEDLASQLASIHHFLPNVLLGLVAMHVLAVLYHELCLKERLIKAMIHGRKKHQTMASVDVKTPRWGVIFSLLMGLSWLAALWLAPI from the coding sequence ATGAAGTCAACACTGGTATGGGATTGGCCTGTGAGAATTAGCCATTGGCTGATAGTGCTTTTGTTTACGGGTTTAATTGTCACAGGAAAATCAGAAAGCGATTATGTGCAGTATCATTTTTATATGGGCTATGGTTTGTCTGCGGTGATTATTGCCCGTGTGCTTTATGGCTTTTACGGTTCCTACTACGCGCGCTTTAGTCATTTTGTTAAGGGGCCAAAGGTTGCTTTTCGCTTTGCTATGTCGTTGTTATCAGGTCGACCCAAAAAATATTTAGGTCATAATCCAGTTGGTGCATTGATGGTGGTAGTTTTATTGCTTGCGCTTTCTGTGCAGTGGGGAACAGGGTTATTTACCAGTGATGAAGTGTTTTGGTTTGGGCCTTTTTATTCTCTTATTTCAGAAGATTTGGCTAGCCAATTGGCATCGATTCATCATTTCTTACCTAACGTCCTATTAGGGCTGGTCGCTATGCATGTATTGGCTGTGCTTTACCATGAGCTTTGCCTTAAAGAGCGCCTTATTAAAGCTATGATTCATGGTCGTAAAAAGCATCAAACAATGGCATCGGTTGACGTGAAGACGCCCCGCTGGGGCGTGATCTTTTCTTTATTGATGGGGCTTTCGTGGTTAGCTGCACTCTGGCTGGCACCTATTTAG
- a CDS encoding GyrI-like domain-containing protein: MVVIVFLITFCIVLFLTYLLTCKGRFYNRQNAVIGAPIDMVAEDLSDLTNWQNWLPWLVYEPKAHIDYEYLHSGIHSVFPTCLVWQGTLIKKGYITLEPARSGAHYFHTLLEAPAFYPNDVHFNIELTKQKERTLVTIQITGKLPFFSRWKQKHYSICAEKDAELALLKLLAYLNKYSTASSHEYNAPNFEWLDKSKLENIDAVTRPFIVSNQPMSQKMDQGFHDLITELGPENPPAGPSFALYEKADISHHYFSGRLGIPVQNLVPCELCPERIVLRGNYLHLRYKGDYQNLSLAWHVLYNFMRIQNLKRDRRHYGVEIFEVGPAQTNNSKDYITSVYLPIK; encoded by the coding sequence ATGGTTGTCATTGTATTCCTGATTACATTTTGCATTGTGTTGTTTTTAACATACTTACTAACTTGTAAGGGACGTTTCTATAACCGACAAAATGCCGTAATTGGTGCACCTATTGATATGGTGGCAGAAGATTTAAGCGACCTTACTAACTGGCAAAACTGGCTACCTTGGTTGGTTTACGAACCTAAAGCCCATATTGATTATGAATACTTACATTCCGGTATCCATTCCGTTTTTCCCACCTGTTTAGTTTGGCAAGGTACGCTTATTAAAAAGGGCTATATCACATTAGAACCGGCTCGCTCTGGTGCTCATTACTTTCATACTTTATTAGAAGCCCCAGCATTTTATCCGAACGACGTACATTTCAATATTGAACTCACCAAGCAAAAAGAACGCACTTTGGTTACTATTCAAATCACTGGTAAGCTCCCTTTTTTCAGCCGCTGGAAGCAAAAACACTACAGCATCTGTGCAGAGAAAGACGCGGAACTCGCCCTACTAAAATTATTGGCTTACTTAAATAAATACAGCACAGCATCCAGCCACGAATACAACGCGCCAAACTTTGAGTGGCTTGATAAATCCAAGCTAGAGAATATCGATGCGGTGACTCGTCCCTTCATCGTGAGCAACCAGCCGATGTCGCAAAAAATGGATCAAGGCTTCCATGATTTGATAACTGAGCTTGGTCCAGAAAACCCACCAGCAGGCCCAAGCTTTGCACTTTACGAAAAGGCCGATATTAGCCACCATTACTTCTCAGGCCGATTAGGTATCCCTGTGCAAAATTTAGTGCCGTGTGAGCTGTGCCCTGAGCGAATTGTCTTGCGCGGCAACTATTTGCATCTACGCTATAAAGGCGACTACCAAAACCTTTCCTTAGCTTGGCATGTTTTATACAACTTTATGCGCATACAAAACTTAAAACGAGATAGGAGACACTACGGTGTAGAAATCTTCGAGGTTGGGCCAGCTCAGACAAACAACTCAAAGGACTACATTACCTCGGTATATTTACCCATCAAATAA